The Halomarina pelagica genome segment TGAGACACTCGTCGAGGCGTTTACGAGCGGCTACTCGCTGCTCGATCCAACGCGGAGCGAGCAGGGCCCTTACGACAGCGCGTATCGCCTTCGGATCAACGTCGACCCGGCCATGATCGGTCCGATGGAGTCCTGACGCTGATGATCAGTCAGAATCGTCTTCGGGTTCTTGCCCGTGAGTTAGGTGTCCGCCAGGGCTACGCTGAGAAGAACTACGTCAATTCCTGGATTCTCTGGGGGATCTTCACAAGCACCTACGGTGAGAACCTCCTGTTCAAAGGCGGGACCGCACTGAGCAAACTGTACTTCCCTCAATCGTGGCGGTTCTCTGAGGATCTCGATTTCGGCGTTGAAGGGCAGTATCGAGGATCAGAAGACGCCCTCCGTGATATTCTCAACAAGGTGACCGAGCGCTCCGGGATCGAGTTCACGATCCGCGAGCACCACGAGTCTCGACAGCAACACTATCCGACACATTACGTCGACATACGTATCCAGTATCGAGCAGTGCTCGACCACCTCAATACGACCAGTCTCGACGTGATGGTCGACGAATACGTTGCGTTTGATCCAGTCTCTCATACGCACTCCTACGAGGATATTCCAGAATTTGAACTACAGGCGTATAGTGTCGAAGAGATCTTCGCGGAGAAGCTCCGAGCGATCTTCCAGCGTGGTGCCGCTAGAGACTACTATGACCTCTATCAGCTCTTGGAGAGCGAATCTGTTGATATTGAGTTTGACGCTGTCGTTCCTGCTTTCA includes the following:
- a CDS encoding nucleotidyl transferase AbiEii/AbiGii toxin family protein; this encodes MISQNRLRVLARELGVRQGYAEKNYVNSWILWGIFTSTYGENLLFKGGTALSKLYFPQSWRFSEDLDFGVEGQYRGSEDALRDILNKVTERSGIEFTIREHHESRQQHYPTHYVDIRIQYRAVLDHLNTTSLDVMVDEYVAFDPVSHTHSYEDIPEFELQAYSVEEIFAEKLRAIFQRGAARDYYDLYQLLESESVDIEFDAVVPAFKAKCNHDDLDVDLTMGLPVDQREDIRRQWETTLPDLTDNLPPFDTVWKRLNGAVVDSGAE